A genomic window from Rutidosis leptorrhynchoides isolate AG116_Rl617_1_P2 unplaced genomic scaffold, CSIRO_AGI_Rlap_v1 contig118, whole genome shotgun sequence includes:
- the LOC139881143 gene encoding monothiol glutaredoxin-S15, mitochondrial-like has product MVRALSNLLLKGITGSPAGCSNRMVSASSIQKGMRYSTTVPNDPDMHDDFKPMDKFQDRVTSLKDVVEQDVKDNPVMIYMKGVPEFPQCGFSSLAVRVLKHYNVPLSARNILENAERKSAVKAATCHWPTFPQIFIKGEFIGGSDIIMNMHQSGELKEKLKDIAANQEKSA; this is encoded by the exons ATGGTGAGAGCCTTATCGAACCTACTGCTCAAGGGCATTACAGGGTCCCCAGCAGGATGCTCTAATAGAATG GTATCTGCATCATCTATTCAGAAAGGAATGAGATACTCCACAACTGTACCAAATGACCCTGACATGCATGATGACTTCAAACCTATGGATAAGTTTCAGGACCGTGTCACTTCTCTAAAGGATGTTGTTGAACAG GATGTCAAAGATAATCCTGTGATGATATACATGAAAGGGGTCCCTGAGTTTCCGCAGTGTGGGTTCAGCTCTCTAGCTGTAAGAGTATTGAAACATTACA ATGTTCCATTAAGTGCTAGGAATATTTTGGAAAATGCAGAGCGGAAAAGTGCTGTGAAAGCTGCCACTTG CCACTGGCCCACTTTCCCCCAGATATTCATCAAGGGGGAGTTCATTGGAGGTtctgatattattatgaatatgcaCCAG AGTGGAGAGCTGAAGGAGAAGCTCAAGGATATTGCAGCCAACCAGGAAAAGTCTGCTTAA